One Aptenodytes patagonicus chromosome 7, bAptPat1.pri.cur, whole genome shotgun sequence genomic window, CACCTTGACAAAAGGATCTGAGGAGAGAGAGGACATGGCTGACACAAGTGACAATTTTTGACTGAGGAGCTCAGCCACAAAACAGCTTCCCTGGGCCATTCCCAAGCAGAGCATGGCATCCCACTTGCTCACCACCCCTTGTGGTGAGCATCCACCCCTCTTCCCCTTGCCAGCCACCCCAGAGTTGacctctgcctgcctcctcctgccacGAGCTCCCCCTACCATCCAGCCATGACATCTCCTCCTGGGAGATACCTCCAGCTCTGCCCAAAGCTAGAGTATctgtgctggggaaggctggGAGCCAGCCAAGGGCTGGGTAtggtggtgggagagggaagcaggTCTCTGCACTGAGAGCTTTCAAGGCTTTGCAGTTAATGCCTGGGCAGGGGTAGGGACATCTAAGCATGAGCAGTCCCTCCTGACCTGAGAGCCCATGGGAGTCCATCCGCTTCAGCTTCTTGGCTTCCAGGATGAGCACCGTCAGCTTGCCAGTGCTGGGGACATAGCGCAGCGAGAAGCAGATCTCGCCCAGCCGCTCTTCCTGATGGAGACATGCCAGCAATGAGCACCGGGCAGAGGAGCTGGCTCACCTGGGGCTGGAGCACCAGGCTGGACCCATTTCTCAGGTCTCCCCCACGCTCATGCTTGCCCCCAAGGGGCTGCTTCTTGGGGAGgtggcaaacaaaacaaaagcaacagtGTGTTCCTCCCGGCAGAGTTTCCCACCCGCCAGGACCAACCTCCACTTTACTGGCCGCCACCAGGTCGCTCCACTGCTCGATGACGTGCTGCAGGCTGACGCTGGCCAGGGGCAGCCGGACCTCACCAATGATGTCATGCTTGGCAAAGCGGTTGAAGTCATAGATCTGCATCACCAGTGTGGATTCAGGCACCTCCGCCTGGGGTACCTGCAGGGGAGGACCCAAAAGCAGGACTCACTCCTCAGTGGCAACCCTGCCCCACAGGATGGGGCGGTGGACGTGATAACAGGTCTTTCTCTCTGACACTTCCCCATCCGGTTACAAAGGCATCTCCCTGCCTGGAGAGGTTTGtgcccaggcagcagtgccatGCAACACTCTTGATGGGACCATAAAAACATCATCAGCTATAGTTTTCTACCTGGAAAGTGAAGCTCTCATTGAAGACGGGGTTCAGGGTCTTACGGTAAACCTTGGTCTCGTACTTCTTCTTCATATCGGATGTTAGGTAGACGATCACGTACGGATCGGATGTGCCTCCACTGTCCATGGCCTTCAGCTTGGCTGCCTGCTTCACACCGACTTTCAGCTTAAAAGGAGCGATGCACAAGGTCACCAGGTGGAGGACGACAGGGCAGATGACTGGGGGCTCAGTGGGAAGCAAGCAAGTGCAGCAGGGAGGACACCTCCACGCACGTGGGCATGAAAGCCAGCAGGCTGTGGGCGGGGGCGAGGTGCAAGAAGGTATGGTCCACCTTGGTGGGCAGCAAAGAGGGACCATGCAAGACCAAAGCCTTTTCCCTGCCATGCTATGGCCGCAAGCATCCCCACCTCCTGCACACGGAAGTTGTACTCCAGGGAGTACTGCAGCTTTCCTCGCCCTGCCTGCTCCGCTCCCCGCTCCAGGTCCTCCATCTCAGGCTGTACCTGCAGCAGAGAGCAGCACTACCCTCAGGACATGCTCAGCCATGTCCCCGGCCATGCCGTGCTCCCACCACCCCCAGGACCGGGCAGTGTGGCAGCAAACCtccggggaggagggaggtgggggagaggggaaagcaggaCGCACgaggcaggctgtgctggagcCACTGACAGCACGCAAGCTGACTCTCTCCTTCTTCTTGGGCTTCTTCTTGCCACAGCAGCACCTGACGATgcagatgaggaagaggaggaggagaacggcCACTGCCACAGCCACAGCAATGAGCGCCCATTTGGGTACTGGTGCGATGTTCAGGGAGCAGAGATGGACAGAAGAGTTAAACTCAAGCGAAAACGTGTAGAGTGCATTTAACACCCTTCCCGGTGCTTCAGCATTAAGGAGTTGTACTTTCAAAATTGCCCCTATAATGCTGGACAGGCCCCATGCAGGGAGGCTGCGGCTGCAGACCATTCCCCAAATGGGCAGCAAGGATGCCCTGCGCTCCTGGAGCAGCGCAGTACCACGTTGCAGCATCCCCACCCCAATGGACACTGCTGGAAAAAGGGATTtgaagggagggagaagtggATACACAGCCTCAGAATCCAGGAGCCCCCCAGGAAAACGCTGCCTGAGGGAGCAGGGCAAGCACTGTCATACTTACATGGGATCCAGCTAAGCCAGCCACCCAGAAAGCCTGGCCGAGCCGTGGTGGCAATGGACACAGGGCTGCCGGCAAGT contains:
- the SYT8 gene encoding synaptotagmin-8 isoform X2 — protein: MAVAARRGRATVSPLAGSPVSIATTARPGFLGGWLSWIPLPKWALIAVAVAVAVLLLLFLICIVRCCCGKKKPKKKERVSLRAVSGSSTACLPEMEDLERGAEQAGRGKLQYSLEYNFRVQELKVGVKQAAKLKAMDSGGTSDPYVIVYLTSDMKKKYETKVYRKTLNPVFNESFTFQVPQAEVPESTLVMQIYDFNRFAKHDIIGEVRLPLASVSLQHVIEQWSDLVAASKVEEERLGEICFSLRYVPSTGKLTVLILEAKKLKRMDSHGLSDPFVKVHLILNRKKWKKKKTSVKKNTLSPYFNEVFVFEVPFSQIQNVDVVISIWDHDKVTKNEPIGKLFLGSRATGNQLRHWSDMLSNPRRPLAQWHSLQPPDVVDKALGLKSHLKLSLPPR
- the SYT8 gene encoding synaptotagmin-8 isoform X1 — protein: MAVAARRGRATVSPLAGSPVSIATTARPGFLGGWLSWIPLPKWALIAVAVAVAVLLLLFLICIVRCCCGKKKPKKKERVSLRAVSGSSTACLVQPEMEDLERGAEQAGRGKLQYSLEYNFRVQELKVGVKQAAKLKAMDSGGTSDPYVIVYLTSDMKKKYETKVYRKTLNPVFNESFTFQVPQAEVPESTLVMQIYDFNRFAKHDIIGEVRLPLASVSLQHVIEQWSDLVAASKVEEERLGEICFSLRYVPSTGKLTVLILEAKKLKRMDSHGLSDPFVKVHLILNRKKWKKKKTSVKKNTLSPYFNEVFVFEVPFSQIQNVDVVISIWDHDKVTKNEPIGKLFLGSRATGNQLRHWSDMLSNPRRPLAQWHSLQPPDVVDKALGLKSHLKLSLPPR